One genomic window of Aethina tumida isolate Nest 87 chromosome 3, icAetTumi1.1, whole genome shotgun sequence includes the following:
- the LOC126264772 gene encoding exodeoxyribonuclease III-like produces MSSTTLGSIAVISWNVNGFKTRRADLEELIFEHSPDVLCLQETKTPSGCRLALLGYSAYRFDRDTRSGGVAILVKPGVDHCFLGTDSGVTMDNISIELSTATGPVKITSLYKSPQQLLERDDIQSLVGSDVPTIALGDLNCKSPAWNSRMANANGRRLEEWADDFGAVVVGPLEPSYIPYGRGLPDVLDIVKSSCKKQL; encoded by the coding sequence ATGTCTAGTACGACCTTAGGCAGTATAGCCGTGATATCCTGGAACGTAAACGGTTTTAAGACGAGGAGGGCGGATCTGGAGGAACTCATTTTTGAGCATTCCCCGGACGTCCTGTGTCTGCAGGAGACTAAAACCCCCTCGGGTTGCAGGTTGGCGCTCCTAGGCTACAGCGCCTATAGATTCGACCGGGACACCCGTTCGGGTGGGGTTGCTATCTTGGTCAAGCCAGGAGTTGATCACTGTTTCCTGGGGACGGATTCGGGTGTCACGATGGATAACATCTCCATTGAGCTGAGCACTGCAACTGGTCCAGTTAAAATTACCTCTCTGTACAAGTCCCCCCAGCAACTGCTGGAGAGGGATGATATACAGTCACTGGTTGGATCTGATGTTCCGACGATTGCGCTGGGAGACCTTAACTGCAAAAGCCCAGCGTGGAATAGCCGCATGGCAAATGCCAACGGCAGAAGATTGGAGGAATGGGCAGACGATTTTGGGGCAGTGGTAGTGGGCCCGTTGGAGCCTTCCTACATCCCCTATGGGAGGGGGCTGCCAGACGTCTTAGATATTGTAAAAAGCAGTTGTAAAAAGCAgttgtaa